A genomic segment from Ignavibacteriales bacterium encodes:
- a CDS encoding ABC transporter ATP-binding protein, which translates to MKNLLTLKKYFIKYKTKLFWGMLFILISNSMTVYLPILLKNSINEIQKNATSPILTKYALLIVGTSIIAGIFRYLIRQSIIVVSREIEYDLRGDFWQHIQKLPLRYFQNNSTGNIMSHATNDINAVRGFVGPAVMYSIDTSIRLIIVVVIMISINFPLTVYALIPLPILSYGVYRVGKLIHEKYTKIQENFSQLTTRAQENFSGIRVIKSYVREANEIKRWNELSQEFLRKNMNLVRIQSLIMPILTIITGISIIVVIWLGGTKVINGEMNLGEMAAFVMYLSILIWPVIAFGWVMNIIQQAEASMKRLNKILNEPYEIEDSSSTDLTIKELKGEIELRNISFKYSDSLPEVLKEINLKIPVGSTLAIVGHTGSGKTSLINLIPRLYDVTSGEIFIDGKDVKDIPLDVLRTNVAVVQQESFLFSDSVYGNLSYGLRETDKLRVEEVSRIANFDKDVKSFPMGYETIVGERGITFSGGQKQRASLARALATNPKILILDDSFSAVDTHTEEEILKNLKEFMEDRTSIIISHRISTVKDADKIVVLENGRIAEQGTHDQLVSLNGLYAELYFKQLLEKELEELN; encoded by the coding sequence ATGAAGAACCTTTTAACGCTTAAAAAATATTTTATTAAGTATAAAACCAAATTGTTTTGGGGAATGCTATTCATTCTTATCTCAAATTCAATGACGGTTTATCTTCCAATATTGCTCAAGAATTCAATTAACGAAATTCAAAAAAATGCAACTTCACCCATACTTACAAAATATGCGCTTTTAATTGTCGGGACTTCCATCATTGCCGGTATATTCAGATACTTAATCAGACAATCAATTATCGTGGTATCCAGAGAAATTGAATATGATTTGCGAGGAGATTTTTGGCAGCACATTCAAAAACTTCCCTTAAGATATTTCCAGAATAACTCAACTGGCAATATTATGTCTCATGCAACTAATGATATTAATGCTGTGCGTGGATTTGTAGGTCCTGCTGTTATGTATTCAATTGATACCTCAATTAGATTAATAATTGTAGTCGTAATAATGATCTCAATTAATTTTCCTCTGACTGTCTATGCTTTAATTCCACTTCCAATTTTGTCTTATGGCGTTTATAGAGTAGGAAAACTTATACACGAGAAATACACAAAGATTCAGGAAAACTTTTCCCAGCTTACAACACGGGCACAAGAAAATTTTTCAGGAATACGTGTTATTAAATCCTACGTGCGCGAAGCAAATGAAATAAAAAGATGGAATGAACTGAGCCAGGAATTTCTGCGTAAAAATATGAATCTGGTTCGCATCCAATCTCTTATTATGCCAATTCTTACTATCATAACCGGTATATCAATTATAGTTGTAATTTGGCTTGGTGGAACAAAGGTTATCAATGGTGAAATGAATCTTGGTGAGATGGCAGCATTTGTTATGTACCTATCAATTCTAATCTGGCCTGTTATAGCTTTTGGTTGGGTAATGAATATTATTCAGCAAGCAGAAGCTAGTATGAAACGATTGAATAAAATCCTTAATGAGCCTTATGAAATAGAGGATTCATCATCAACTGATTTAACTATTAAGGAATTAAAAGGTGAAATTGAACTTAGAAATATTTCATTCAAATACTCAGATTCATTGCCGGAAGTTCTTAAAGAAATTAACCTTAAAATTCCAGTTGGTTCAACTTTAGCTATAGTTGGTCATACAGGTTCTGGTAAAACAAGTTTGATAAATTTAATTCCAAGATTATATGATGTTACATCAGGTGAAATATTTATTGATGGTAAAGACGTAAAAGATATTCCACTTGATGTATTAAGAACAAATGTTGCAGTAGTTCAACAGGAATCATTTTTGTTTTCTGATTCTGTTTATGGAAACCTATCCTATGGATTACGCGAAACTGATAAACTAAGAGTGGAAGAAGTTTCTCGCATTGCAAATTTTGATAAAGACGTAAAGTCTTTTCCAATGGGATACGAAACAATTGTTGGTGAAAGAGGAATAACATTTTCAGGTGGACAAAAACAAAGAGCCTCACTTGCACGTGCATTGGCTACAAATCCTAAAATATTAATACTTGATGATTCGTTTTCTGCGGTTGATACGCATACAGAAGAAGAAATCTTAAAGAACCTAAAAGAGTTTATGGAAGACAGGACAAGTATTATTATCAGTCACAGAATTTCTACTGTTAAAGATGCTGATAAAATAGTCGTCCTCGAAAATGGAAGAATTGCAGAACAAGGTACCCATGATCAATTAGTTTCATTAAATGGACTTTATGCTGAATTATATTTCAAGCAATTATTAGAAAAAGAACTTGAAGAATTGAATTAA
- a CDS encoding ABC transporter ATP-binding protein, translating to MTDNKQDDEILGKAYDSKLMKRLLTYIKPYKKYVIIAILLNVFVAALGPLRPYLTKVAIDDYIVHSNYHGLMIIAVLLFTSLILQAVVQYFLTYYTQYLGQKTLYDIRTQIFEHTQKLALKYFDKTPIGRIVTRTTNDVESLSELFSSGIVMVFSDVFIIIWILVFMFSMDIPLSLVTLSVLPVLIYGTFLFRKKVRESYRDVRFHLARLNSYMQEHVTGMSVVQIFRKEKDELKKFSNINADHRQANIKSIFYYAIFFPGVELLSSIAVALIVWYGGGEVVQKNVGIGDLFAFIQFTEMFFRPIRDLSEKYNIMQTSMASSERIFKLLDNKTFINNPDNPIELKNIKGEINFKDVWFAYDDENYVLKNINFNINPGETVAIVGHTGAGKSTLINILTRFYDINKGSILVDGIDIRKVDKRELRKYISIVLQDVFLFSGTVESNINMDNEDIGIEKIIHSAKTVGADRFINSLTNKYNEEVKERGATLSVGQKQLISFARALAYDPKILILDEATSSIDTETEQLIQTAIEKLLVGRTAIVIAHRLSTIQNADKIIVIHKGEIREIGNHQELLAKRGIYYKLYQLQYKDQELIKSK from the coding sequence ATGACTGACAACAAACAAGACGACGAAATATTAGGGAAAGCGTACGATTCTAAGTTGATGAAAAGGCTACTTACTTACATTAAGCCTTATAAAAAGTATGTTATCATTGCAATCTTGCTGAATGTTTTTGTTGCTGCTCTTGGCCCGCTTCGTCCTTATCTTACTAAAGTAGCAATTGATGATTACATTGTTCACTCAAACTATCATGGTTTGATGATAATTGCTGTTTTACTTTTTACTTCACTCATACTTCAAGCTGTTGTGCAATACTTTTTAACTTACTATACACAATATCTAGGACAGAAAACTCTTTATGATATACGCACACAAATATTTGAGCACACACAAAAACTTGCATTAAAATATTTTGATAAAACTCCAATTGGTAGAATTGTTACGAGAACTACAAATGATGTTGAATCATTAAGTGAATTGTTTTCATCGGGCATTGTTATGGTTTTCAGTGATGTTTTTATCATCATCTGGATTTTAGTTTTTATGTTCTCTATGGATATCCCGCTTTCACTTGTTACTCTTTCCGTTTTACCTGTATTGATTTACGGAACCTTTCTTTTCAGAAAAAAAGTAAGGGAAAGTTATCGTGATGTTCGCTTTCATCTTGCAAGATTAAACTCTTATATGCAAGAGCACGTAACTGGGATGAGTGTTGTCCAAATTTTCAGAAAAGAAAAAGATGAGTTAAAGAAATTTTCTAATATCAATGCAGATCATCGCCAAGCAAATATTAAATCCATATTCTATTATGCAATTTTCTTCCCTGGAGTCGAATTGCTCAGCTCGATTGCAGTTGCGCTAATTGTATGGTATGGCGGCGGTGAAGTTGTACAAAAGAATGTTGGCATTGGTGATCTTTTTGCTTTTATACAATTTACAGAAATGTTTTTCCGACCTATTCGTGATCTTTCTGAAAAATATAACATTATGCAAACTTCAATGGCTTCGTCTGAAAGAATTTTTAAACTTCTGGATAACAAAACATTTATAAATAATCCGGATAATCCAATTGAGTTAAAAAATATTAAAGGTGAAATTAACTTTAAAGATGTTTGGTTTGCCTACGATGATGAAAACTATGTTCTAAAAAACATCAACTTTAATATTAATCCTGGCGAAACAGTTGCAATAGTTGGACATACTGGCGCAGGTAAATCTACATTAATTAATATTCTTACTCGATTTTATGATATCAATAAAGGCTCAATTTTAGTAGATGGCATTGACATCCGCAAAGTTGATAAGAGAGAATTGCGCAAATACATTTCCATCGTTTTGCAGGATGTTTTTCTATTTTCCGGTACTGTCGAATCAAATATAAATATGGATAATGAAGATATAGGAATAGAAAAAATAATTCACTCCGCTAAAACCGTTGGTGCCGATAGATTTATTAATAGTCTTACAAATAAATATAATGAAGAAGTTAAGGAACGCGGTGCAACATTAAGTGTTGGACAAAAACAATTAATTTCTTTCGCTCGTGCTTTGGCTTACGATCCCAAGATCTTAATATTGGATGAAGCAACATCAAGCATCGATACAGAAACAGAGCAGCTAATACAAACAGCAATTGAAAAACTACTCGTTGGAAGAACGGCAATCGTAATCGCACATCGTCTATCAACAATTCAGAATGCTGATAAAATAATTGTAATTCATAAAGGCGAAATAAGAGAGATTGGAAATCATCAGGAGTTGTTGGCAAAGCGTGGAATTTATTATAAATTGTACCAGCTACAATATAAAGATCAGGAATTAATAAAATCCAAATAA
- the fbp gene encoding class 1 fructose-bisphosphatase, protein MERVKFNTLARHIYEEERKYPEATGELSDLLHDLSLAAKVISLDVNKAGLVDILGFTGDENVHGERVKKLDIFANDMMIKAMDHGGHLCVMASEEEEDIIHIPPEFYIGKYVLLFDPLDGSSNIDVNVSIGTIFSIYKRVSPEGGPGTMEDCLQQGLKQVAAGYVIYGSSTIFVYTAGNGVHGFTLDPSFGEFILSHPNIRTPKKGKIYSINEGNYLYWHPGLKKYIKWLQDEDIATDRPYSSRYIGSMVADIHRNLLYGGIYMYPADSRNPNGKLRMMYECNPMAFIVEQAGGRASNGKQRMLEVQPKSLHQRTPIFIGSEEDVLLVEKFMREYDVVEVK, encoded by the coding sequence ATGGAAAGAGTTAAATTTAATACCCTAGCCCGCCACATCTACGAAGAAGAAAGAAAATATCCAGAGGCAACTGGTGAACTCTCTGATCTTCTTCACGATCTTTCACTCGCCGCAAAAGTAATTTCACTCGATGTTAATAAAGCAGGATTAGTTGATATTCTTGGTTTTACCGGTGATGAAAATGTGCACGGTGAGCGTGTTAAAAAGCTTGATATTTTTGCTAATGATATGATGATTAAAGCTATGGATCACGGTGGACATCTATGCGTTATGGCTTCTGAAGAAGAAGAAGATATTATTCACATTCCACCAGAATTTTATATTGGCAAATACGTTTTACTTTTTGATCCACTTGACGGCTCTTCTAACATAGATGTTAATGTAAGTATCGGAACTATTTTTTCTATTTACAAAAGGGTTTCACCTGAAGGCGGACCAGGAACAATGGAAGATTGTTTGCAGCAAGGCTTAAAACAGGTTGCAGCAGGTTACGTTATTTATGGCTCAAGTACAATATTTGTTTATACCGCCGGCAATGGTGTTCATGGCTTTACACTTGATCCATCGTTTGGAGAATTTATTTTATCTCACCCAAATATTAGAACTCCAAAAAAAGGTAAGATTTATAGCATTAATGAAGGTAACTATCTGTACTGGCATCCGGGACTAAAAAAATATATTAAATGGCTGCAGGATGAAGACATAGCTACTGATAGACCATACTCTTCGCGCTATATTGGTTCGATGGTTGCAGATATTCATCGTAATCTTTTATATGGCGGCATATATATGTACCCGGCTGATTCACGAAATCCGAACGGAAAGTTAAGAATGATGTATGAATGTAATCCAATGGCATTTATTGTTGAGCAGGCTGGCGGAAGAGCTTCAAATGGTAAACAAAGAATGTTGGAAGTGCAACCAAAATCCTTACATCAACGCACGCCAATATTTATTGGTAGCGAAGAAGATGTTTTGTTGGTAGAAAAGTTTATGCGCGAGTATGATGTTGTTGAAGTGAAGTAA
- a CDS encoding T9SS type A sorting domain-containing protein: MKKLSTLLVILALALVSSYKAFSQSIWFVNPINGADVLSLYSESQIALNFQYNFQRSSNPNLISYYIKLFASTIGTYQSNQGSGIPQWFYLSPGTYQWRLELYEGDGIQGSVKTAEQTIAFNVKHTFNVKNNFGYGIINVDAVQRNSPYEVKRFTGNTVVGGAIDQVYQSISRVWNGSGINNSDWRVQKKLGAYSNSLSQSRDYTYAIVSDDNGAALIANLRKIVKPNFQNSFVGIGNGGVIKVNNTQYNSPTAQFDVVELNPISATALWQVINEIGYSFHHWSDNSTTVTKTFNPGSTQTYTTYYTGKPLTTNRALHTGTVYNQPIVLYWNEHPNVNVTQYQIWRQVKHNGVMGDPYLIATVNRGTTSYVDDEYNLTRSYTNDLLYYDVRPYYSTEGTVSDNNWFAVFGVLMPKTSDSTSVAEIELENSISNYPNPFNPETNISFSIKEAGHVNIKVFDLIGQQVAELVNEEKQAGSYQISFNASHLPSGIYIYTINTGSYTQTRKMLLMK, from the coding sequence ATGAAAAAATTATCAACTCTACTCGTAATACTAGCTTTGGCTTTAGTCTCATCATACAAAGCATTTTCTCAATCTATCTGGTTTGTAAATCCAATAAATGGGGCTGACGTATTAAGTCTGTATTCCGAATCCCAAATTGCGTTAAATTTTCAATACAACTTTCAGAGATCTTCCAATCCAAATCTGATATCCTATTATATAAAATTGTTTGCTTCCACTATAGGAACATATCAATCAAACCAAGGAAGCGGAATACCTCAATGGTTTTATTTATCCCCAGGTACTTATCAGTGGCGCCTTGAATTATATGAGGGCGATGGTATCCAGGGCTCGGTAAAAACAGCAGAACAAACTATTGCATTTAATGTAAAACATACTTTTAATGTAAAAAATAATTTTGGTTATGGGATAATAAATGTTGATGCTGTGCAAAGAAACAGTCCTTATGAAGTTAAACGATTTACTGGTAATACTGTTGTAGGTGGCGCTATAGACCAAGTATATCAAAGTATTAGTAGAGTTTGGAATGGAAGTGGAATTAATAATAGTGATTGGAGAGTACAGAAAAAACTCGGGGCATATAGCAATAGTTTAAGTCAATCCAGAGACTATACTTATGCGATTGTAAGCGATGATAACGGTGCTGCATTAATTGCTAACCTAAGAAAAATCGTTAAACCAAACTTCCAAAACAGTTTTGTTGGCATTGGCAATGGAGGGGTAATAAAAGTTAATAACACCCAGTATAACTCTCCAACCGCTCAATTTGATGTTGTAGAATTAAACCCAATTTCTGCAACTGCTCTTTGGCAAGTTATTAATGAAATTGGTTATAGTTTTCATCATTGGAGTGACAATTCTACAACCGTAACGAAAACATTTAACCCTGGAAGTACACAAACCTACACAACTTATTATACTGGCAAACCTCTTACAACAAACAGAGCTCTTCATACCGGCACAGTTTATAATCAGCCAATCGTTTTATATTGGAATGAACATCCAAATGTTAATGTAACACAGTATCAAATTTGGAGACAGGTGAAACATAATGGAGTAATGGGTGATCCTTATTTAATTGCCACTGTAAACAGGGGTACAACAAGTTATGTTGATGACGAATACAATTTAACAAGAAGCTATACAAATGATTTGTTGTACTATGATGTTAGACCTTATTACTCAACAGAGGGTACAGTTTCTGATAATAATTGGTTTGCAGTGTTTGGGGTGTTGATGCCAAAAACTTCAGATTCAACATCTGTGGCAGAAATTGAACTTGAAAATTCAATATCAAACTATCCGAATCCATTTAATCCTGAAACTAATATTAGTTTTAGCATAAAAGAAGCCGGTCACGTTAATATCAAAGTCTTTGATTTGATTGGACAGCAAGTAGCTGAATTAGTAAATGAGGAAAAGCAAGCTGGTAGTTATCAAATTAGTTTTAATGCTTCCCATTTGCCTTCAGGAATTTATATTTATACCATAAATACCGGTAGCTACACACAAACACGTAAGATGTTGTTAATGAAATAA
- a CDS encoding glycine--tRNA ligase, whose product MSDNKNKKVDAVANIVSLAKRRGFVFQSSEIYGGLNGCWDYGPLGVELLKNIKEEWWKFMTYRDNVEGLDASILMHPKVWEASGHVENFTDPMIDCKQCKARFRLDVLGDSINEKKKDKALAELKNDFKDDASVLSKIEDTIKNPGDEDPFNLLLEDDQVSKTLLSKLNCPQCGNANTFTNARKFNLMFKTFVGPVEDSGSVVYLRPETAQGIFVNFLNVQSSARQKLPFGIAQIGKAFRNEINTKNFLFRTREFEQMEMQFFINPSADEKWYYYWKEQRINWYKSLGMTEQKLRFHDHDPKKLAHYAKAATDIEYEFPFGWGEIEGIHNRTNFDLSRHEEFSGKSLKYFDDESKEKFIPFIIETSAGASRSFMAFLVDAYYEEEVNGETRSVLRFHPKLAPIKAAIFPLVNKDGMPEISREIEKDLRRNFKVFYDDKGAVGRRYRRQDEAGTPYCITVDTQTMEDKTVTVRDRDTMVQERVAIDQLTRYLSDKLLS is encoded by the coding sequence GTGAGTGATAATAAAAATAAAAAAGTTGATGCGGTTGCAAATATCGTTTCTCTAGCTAAAAGACGAGGTTTTGTATTCCAGTCCAGCGAAATTTACGGTGGATTAAACGGTTGCTGGGATTACGGCCCGCTTGGAGTTGAACTTCTTAAAAATATTAAAGAAGAATGGTGGAAGTTTATGACTTACCGCGATAATGTTGAAGGTCTTGATGCTTCAATACTTATGCACCCAAAAGTTTGGGAAGCTTCCGGCCACGTTGAAAATTTTACTGACCCGATGATTGATTGTAAACAATGTAAAGCTCGCTTTCGTTTGGATGTTCTCGGCGATTCAATCAACGAAAAGAAAAAAGATAAAGCTTTAGCAGAACTTAAAAATGATTTTAAAGATGATGCATCTGTTTTAAGCAAGATTGAAGACACAATTAAAAATCCCGGAGACGAAGATCCTTTTAATCTGCTTTTAGAAGATGATCAAGTTAGTAAAACACTTTTATCAAAACTAAATTGTCCACAATGCGGAAACGCTAACACATTTACTAATGCACGTAAATTTAATCTAATGTTTAAAACTTTTGTCGGACCAGTTGAAGATAGCGGCAGTGTTGTGTATTTGAGACCAGAAACTGCACAGGGAATTTTTGTTAACTTCTTAAATGTACAAAGTTCTGCGCGGCAGAAATTACCATTTGGAATAGCACAAATCGGAAAAGCTTTTAGAAATGAAATCAACACAAAGAATTTCCTTTTCCGTACTCGTGAGTTTGAACAAATGGAAATGCAGTTCTTCATAAACCCATCTGCTGACGAAAAATGGTATTATTATTGGAAAGAACAGCGAATAAACTGGTATAAATCCTTAGGAATGACGGAACAAAAATTGAGATTTCATGACCATGATCCTAAGAAATTAGCCCATTACGCCAAAGCGGCTACCGATATTGAATATGAATTTCCATTTGGCTGGGGAGAGATTGAAGGAATACACAACAGAACTAATTTTGATTTAAGCAGACACGAAGAATTTTCCGGTAAATCATTAAAATATTTTGATGATGAATCCAAAGAAAAATTTATTCCATTTATAATTGAAACATCCGCAGGTGCAAGCAGAAGTTTTATGGCATTTTTAGTTGATGCTTATTACGAAGAAGAAGTTAATGGCGAGACGAGATCGGTGTTAAGATTTCATCCAAAACTTGCGCCAATAAAAGCAGCAATCTTTCCTTTAGTTAATAAAGATGGAATGCCGGAAATTTCGCGTGAAATAGAAAAAGATCTGCGCAGAAACTTTAAAGTATTTTATGATGATAAAGGCGCTGTTGGCAGAAGATATAGAAGACAGGATGAAGCTGGAACTCCGTACTGTATAACTGTTGATACGCAAACAATGGAAGATAAGACTGTTACTGTTCGTGACAGAGATACAATGGTTCAGGAAAGAGTTGCAATTGATCAGCTGACTAGATATCTGAGTGATAAACTTTTAAGTTAA
- a CDS encoding DUF47 family protein, whose translation MFKKLLPKEEKYFEDFKEMITFIEEMADHTEKIFRFDDTQNHILKMKPLEVRCDEIAAKITKRLNKTYITPFDREDIFALIKRLDDISDMLLGATVRVETFHIEKKIDYADKLALIIREQVKELGVAIQDLKVKRVNELKAVKVLEVEADRVYQQAIKELFEKEKDAIELIKKKEIIDLLERTSDRCQSTANVILSIFIKNA comes from the coding sequence ATGTTTAAAAAATTACTCCCAAAAGAAGAAAAGTATTTCGAAGACTTTAAAGAAATGATAACTTTCATTGAAGAAATGGCTGATCATACCGAAAAAATATTTCGGTTTGATGATACCCAAAATCATATCCTTAAAATGAAACCGCTTGAAGTAAGATGTGATGAAATAGCTGCAAAAATCACAAAAAGATTAAATAAAACATATATCACCCCTTTTGATAGAGAAGATATCTTTGCTCTTATAAAAAGATTAGATGACATAAGCGATATGCTGCTTGGCGCAACGGTTAGAGTTGAAACTTTTCATATAGAAAAAAAAATAGACTATGCTGATAAACTTGCTCTGATAATACGTGAGCAGGTTAAAGAACTTGGAGTAGCCATTCAGGATTTAAAAGTAAAACGAGTAAATGAATTAAAAGCTGTTAAAGTTCTTGAAGTTGAAGCCGACAGAGTATATCAACAGGCGATAAAAGAATTATTTGAAAAAGAGAAAGATGCAATTGAACTAATCAAGAAAAAGGAGATTATAGATTTACTTGAACGCACAAGCGATAGATGTCAATCAACTGCAAATGTAATTTTATCAATCTTCATTAAGAACGCATAA
- a CDS encoding inorganic phosphate transporter: MEVVILIIVLALVFDFYNGMNDAANSIATIVSTRVLTPLQAVAWAAFFNFIAAFAFGVGVATTIGKGIVDVNIVDNFVIFSGIMGAVVLTATATHFGLPISVSHAIIGGYGGAALMKGGIAAIIISGYTKVLIFIFLAPIIGMVMASLFSIATLWIVKDKAPRKVDKYFRKLQLVSAAVYSLSHGSNDAQKTIGIITIVLFTNKLLGETFYVPFWVIILSHTVIALGTLFGGWKVIKTLGMRVTKLTPFGGFSAETAAGLTIIGATLGGIPVSTTHTITGSIIGVGSVKGLSAVRWGVAKNILWAWVLTIPLSALFAMITYLIVTEIFK; the protein is encoded by the coding sequence ATGGAAGTAGTAATACTGATTATTGTTCTAGCCTTAGTTTTTGATTTTTACAACGGAATGAATGATGCTGCAAACTCAATTGCAACAATTGTATCAACCAGAGTACTAACACCATTACAAGCTGTTGCTTGGGCGGCGTTTTTCAACTTTATTGCAGCATTTGCTTTTGGAGTGGGTGTAGCTACAACCATTGGAAAAGGAATTGTTGATGTAAATATCGTAGATAATTTTGTAATCTTTTCAGGGATAATGGGTGCAGTAGTATTGACCGCGACAGCAACACATTTTGGATTACCAATAAGTGTTTCTCATGCTATAATTGGTGGTTATGGGGGCGCAGCTTTAATGAAAGGCGGAATTGCTGCAATAATAATCTCAGGTTATACAAAAGTATTAATATTTATTTTTCTTGCCCCTATTATTGGAATGGTTATGGCTTCTCTTTTTTCAATAGCCACATTATGGATTGTAAAAGATAAGGCTCCAAGAAAAGTAGATAAATATTTCAGAAAACTTCAGCTTGTTTCCGCAGCAGTATATAGCTTAAGCCATGGCTCCAATGATGCACAAAAAACTATTGGTATAATTACAATCGTTCTATTTACGAATAAACTTCTCGGTGAAACTTTTTATGTTCCTTTCTGGGTAATAATTTTGAGTCATACGGTTATTGCACTTGGTACTTTGTTTGGAGGGTGGAAAGTTATAAAAACACTTGGAATGCGTGTAACAAAACTTACACCATTTGGTGGATTCAGTGCAGAAACTGCTGCTGGTTTAACCATAATTGGTGCAACTTTGGGTGGAATACCTGTTAGTACAACACATACAATAACAGGTTCCATAATTGGAGTTGGTTCAGTTAAAGGTTTATCTGCTGTTAGATGGGGCGTGGCAAAAAACATTTTATGGGCTTGGGTTCTTACAATTCCATTATCAGCATTATTTGCAATGATTACTTATTTAATTGTAACAGAAATATTTAAATAG
- a CDS encoding phosphate ABC transporter substrate-binding protein has translation MNWKKILFVLFLLILSCSYKPLEKKEIKIVGSDTMLELTLNLAEQFMKENPGISIIVSGGGTAIGIKALINNGSDICTASRNLKPEEAKNLAEYYGSLGLVFLIAKDALSIYLNPNNPVKNLTLNQLKDIYTGKVKNWKVFGGKDTTINVVTRNPNSGTYLYLKDHILDGDNYTDNSIVKSTTKEVIRFVEESENAIGYGGMGYVGKIIDAEIEGIDPSENNIRNDTYPIIRYLHFFTSKTPDGTVKKFIDWVLSPSGQNIVRQSGFIPLWENKL, from the coding sequence ATGAATTGGAAGAAAATACTGTTTGTTCTCTTTTTATTAATTTTAAGTTGTTCATATAAGCCCTTAGAAAAAAAAGAAATAAAAATTGTTGGCTCGGATACTATGTTAGAACTAACATTAAATCTTGCTGAACAATTTATGAAAGAAAACCCTGGAATATCAATAATAGTATCTGGTGGTGGAACAGCAATCGGAATTAAAGCTCTTATAAATAATGGGTCCGATATTTGTACGGCTTCACGAAACTTGAAACCGGAAGAAGCAAAAAACCTTGCTGAATACTATGGCTCATTAGGGCTAGTATTTTTAATTGCAAAAGATGCGTTAAGTATTTATTTAAATCCAAATAATCCGGTTAAAAATTTAACATTAAATCAACTTAAAGATATCTACACGGGTAAAGTAAAAAACTGGAAAGTGTTTGGAGGTAAGGATACCACAATAAATGTTGTAACCAGAAATCCAAACTCAGGAACATATCTTTATTTAAAAGATCACATCCTTGATGGTGATAATTACACTGATAATTCCATAGTTAAATCTACGACAAAAGAAGTTATAAGGTTTGTTGAGGAATCTGAAAACGCTATAGGTTACGGTGGAATGGGTTATGTGGGAAAAATAATTGACGCAGAAATTGAAGGTATCGATCCATCAGAAAATAACATTAGAAATGATACTTATCCAATCATCAGATATCTTCATTTCTTTACTTCAAAAACACCGGATGGAACAGTTAAGAAATTTATTGATTGGGTTCTTTCTCCATCAGGGCAGAATATCGTTCGCCAGTCTGGATTCATTCCATTGTGGGAAAATAAATTATGA